TTACCCCCTCCTGAACCAGATGCAGGGGATGCAGCTGCTCCATCACGCCAGCCAGCAGGCTACGCAGCCAGGTTTCCACCAGGACAACAACGCCGGGTCCGGCCACGGCGGTTTCGGCTCTTCGGGGCTGCCGCCGTTGCCCACCAGAACGCACGAGATCCCTTCGAACCAATTTGACACCGCGaacagcggcagcggcagcggcggcggcggcggcggtaaCGGACTGCTAGAGTCGCTGCTCCTCGGCGACGACCACCTGCCGCGGCCCAACCCGACCATGTTCAGAGTCGGCTCCATGCCTGAGCTTATGTACCGCGAACCCAGGTCCAGGCTGCTCGTCCACGGCGGCGCGAGCGACAGCGACGTCACCTCGCAGTGCCCCCCGGGGGAAGACAAGCAACATGGCGGGAAATGGGACTTCCTCTTGGGTCAGTTCTTGCTCAGCTTTTTcgcactcccccccccccccccccaccccaaaGTCGATAGCGCAAATCAACGAAACTGACGCCGATCATCTGGTATCAATGTAGAATAGGACGAACACACACGGTGCAAACGCAATCATCCTCTCACATGTTGTTGCATTGGGAACACTGATGCATTGCAGAGGACGTGAAGCCGGCGAAGAGGAGGGCGGCCAGCGAGGTGGAGCTGGAGATCCCTGACATGTTCGGCATCATCCCGGGCTCGATCCCGGGGGAGTGGTTCAGCACTTGCGGAGGGTCGACGGCACCATCGCCGGGGTCGGCGTCGGTCGTCACTGACGATGAGTTCAACCTCGAGATGCAGCAGTTGATGTCATTGCTACCACTGTCACTTGACGAGCACAACTGGAACGCACAAGtatgaagaaagaaaaagaaaatcgaaAATCTAGAGTGTGTATTTGCTTCTGCGAGAACAGCGTACACATTGTTTTTGTAATGAGCCTATTGTTGGATCTTTCTCTGTTTCAAATATCTAATTTTCAAACAGGCTGCTATGACGTTATGACATTTCTATTTTCGGACGTTGCTGAGAAAGAATCTTAGATACTTTCATGCCCGCCCGATCTCGCCCCTTGGATGTAGAAGACAAAATGGTATAGATAAGGTAGCCAAGATGTCAGATATGTTATCCGTAACGAAAACTGAAGCTCTCTGAGAACACTACACAAAGTAAATAAGTTGCAAAAGTTGTGTAGTTCTTTGGTATCGGTAACAAATAAATTCAACGGATCTAGCACTGAAACCTTTGTTATCAACTAGAATTTAGAGCAgtacaaggctaaaacttcttTAGGCTCTTGTTGAAATTCCAACCTGATTTTGAAAAGTTTGAGGATTCAGCTTGATTTTGAAAGTTGGTTTGAGGTTTTGTTTAAAAAAGTTTGAATTTCTAAAGTTGAAAGTTGTATACTTGCAATCTAGGAGTTGAAAGCCAAATTTTAAATTGTAAGCTAGATCAGTTTCAAGTAGGAAGTGAATTCCTCAAAAGAAAGTAGGAAGTACTTGTTTTTTGATTTGAAAATCTTAGGTTTTCAGATGAAGGCAATGATTTTAAGGATCAAAGGATAGATTCAAGAGTTTGGATAAGATGATCCGCTTCGTGGATGTATTGGAATGGTGTTTCTCGTTTTCATAATCGGTATCTAGCTTTTAACATCAATATAATTGATTCGTTTGTGAAGTGTAAATGTAACTATTAATTGTTTTACAGGGAACATTCTGGTTTCTCCGTTATCGAGTACGAGCATATAGAATGGAGAAAAACTAGAACCAATAATACATAGAGTAAGTTTTTTTCAACGCACAACGGTGCACAATTCTCACTTATCCTTGTTATTCATATGTAATGTATATACAGGATGGTAACGATAGTCAACTAAGGAAGCATTTTTTGAAAGAACTATTGAAGTATAACGGGAACGAATGTGAAGACAACATCCTCTACCGAGTACGGGAAATTGTCAAGAGCATTGGACATTTAATGTTTTCAAAGATAAATTGgttgtgatattatatttgcacgTGATTATCTAGTTAACCATATATtatttgttgtatagtttatttttatttttgatggcCTAAAACCATATTATAAAACTGTAGATATACAAAAATTGTGTCGCACATGCATAGTTACTATTTAGAAACCGTAGTTGTACGATTACTAATGCGTGTCACACACGCACCCTAACAAGTGTCCACAGAGCAACTTGACTTCTCATATTTGAATCCAAGGATCGAGATTGCATTGTCCATCCACCTTCTCCTCACTCCATTACAAATTTATTGATTTCCTCCCTAAAATTTGCTCCCTAAACCGCACCCTCTTTCAAACTGTGGACCCACTTTTATCAAAATTGAGATCCTGACTTCAATTGCTGGGACCAATCTGACAAGTTGAGAGTCCTTTCACTTAGCTTCAGGGTCTAGTGAAGTCCACCCTGGTGATGGCTCTTGGTCCAGCAGCAATAGGGCCCTTCTAGCCAACAACCAAATTGTCAGCTTGATGATGCCCTAaatgttagaccatctccaaccatattcccttcatttcgttcccatcccgattcccttccccgttctcattccctttatttcctctcatctccaacagcttcccctcgaggggaatcgtgaagggaacggagagagaatcccgtcctgaagggaatgacactgggaatcccgtcgtgacgggaaccgtgaagagaaaccgttgaagcgctgaaggaaacgaaaatccaGTCGTGAAAGGATTCTGGCCCctaaagggaaaccgttggagatggttgGCATCACCTTCCACTGATGCTTGGCACCATTTGACGGTGGCAACCCCTTTGACTACAGCGGCAACGGGATGCCATCGACAAGGGTGGAGCCTAAATGAGGCGTGTGCGAGGAACGCACATGTGTTAAATATATATGGTATTCAGTTACTGCACTAATGTGTAAATTTTTGTTAATTCACATGTTCATTTGGATTAATAACTTGTTTGCTTGATTATGAGATGGTTAATTTGATGATAATTTCAGGTTTGCAAATGCAAAAATAATCTTGTCCTATTTAAATATTGAAGTGTTGAAGCTAGCAGCTCTGTTTTGGTATGATTCTTCGCTATCACAAACTTTTTCGGTTGCCATCTTGCAATTTGTGTGCTTGCTTCTTCATCACGGAGCCTTCacgtaatatttttttcattcacaTCAACTTCTCTAAACGTATTGAAATGATGATACATATTAGTTAGTAGTTGCAAACTTGCAAcataattaaattaaactaaCATTTATTATGCTTGCAATATTTTGTTAAATAGCAAGAACATGCATCGATCACACTATTTTAGGGTTCAGCAGTCTAACCGGTTTGCTTGGTAGCGCTACAGACATATAGTGATGAGGTGTTACAGTGCATGATTTTCatgtttcaaaattaaaattttcaaaagttTTATCAATAGAAGTCTTTAGTTTGATcgcatttttatataaatattattcgAAACTAAAGGGAGTAGTCCTCAATGGATCCCGACTAAAATGCAGAACAAGTCCTGGCTACGGTGAAGTTTCTTGAGTCTCTTGTTGAAAATCAAACATtgctttattttaaaaaggCTAGAATATACTAAGTTGACAGTTTGTTTACATGGAAGTCAATATTTAAGCCGGATCAGTTTATATTCGGAGTTTCGGACGAATAATTCCTCGAAAAAATAGTAGGAAGGAACTCTCAGATTTTAGACGAAAGCAGTAAATTTTAAGTTCAAAAGTGAATTTTGCATCTGTAGTAAAACATATAGTTAAGTTTTACTTTTTCATTCGAGGAAAACCTACGATGCTTCCATTCTTGCTCTTATGCAGTGTCTGGTTTAAGGCAAAAACAGATTTTGCTGAAACTTTTATTCAGTGAAATTTAACCTGTATTTTGCAGGATTTGTCATTGCAAAAATCGAGAATACAAGATCATTTATCAAATATTAGCTTTAGAAGTCCCATTAGTTACTTCGTTTCACTGAAATGACAAATTTACACAAATCCGTAATAGATGAGATCTTCCCAGCAGTGTTTAATCAATCCATTCATGTCAACGAGTTTAATCGCCTCCAAATCCTGCACCGCGCCTAGGAAATTCAGATTAGCCACGGGTAACAGGCAGAATTCAATCCACGAACTCTCCAGATTTGTGTGCCAAATCGAATCATCGTGCAGGAAGGCCGATGCTTCAGACATCAAATCTCGTGCTGTTATTTAACTCCCATCTCACGGAAACAGAGAGACGAAGCTGATGACAACACACAATCTTCGAGTTTTTCAGCATCCGCGCGAATCAGAAAACTTGCGCTAGGATAGTTAAACTCGGAAACGTTTTTCAGAATTTTAGGGAGAGCAGAATGAAACTAACAGATTACTTTAAAAACAAGACTagagtaaaaagaaaaaaggctaATTTGACAAACGCATAGAAGACAACAATGCAAAATGAATCAAGGACCTCAGGATGCCCGTTGTTGTCATGTGAGTGCAGCGGCTCAAGTAGGTTCTTCCTGATGAACAGGAACTTGGGTCCATCTGCACCCTCCAAATATTGGGCGATTCATCAGCGACCAATGAGATGCAATGCGAATGTTGTAAACGAAAACGTATTATTTCGATGCGTCATGCAATGATGGCTGTATAAAGAATGTATGAGAACAAGGCTCAGATGTAAATCAGCTTTCTCTGTCATGAATTCTCAGAAGCAGAACTGGCATGTTAAGCTGAGAAGTTGTATCATCACCGCCAAATCACATGGAACTTTCTCCAACACAAAAACGAAGATAATACTGGAGGGAAATTTCGAAACAAAAGCAAAGGATTGCTACTGGATAGCTCATATTAAGAAATTCAACCATTGTTCTTCCCTTTGCTTCACGGGTTAGATCAGAAGCGCGGGTAAGGTCAAATCACTGCCACCAACCAAACGCAAAGCGAGAacaagaacatccaagagaTGAGCTATGAATATTTGTATCCATTACTTTGACACAGTCCAATCAAAGATGAGTCATGGACTGCAACACTGAATGGCGTGCTGGATCTAGCACAGGCATTGGGGCTTCCTTCTTCAAGGAGTAGTAATCCGACAAGCCCGGGGTTAGCACCGTGCAGAGACCAATCCAGACTCAAATCATACGAGGAACAGGAAAAAAAGGGTAGGAAACTGTGGTCAAGCAACAATCACATTGCCTACTGGACCCATGGCAACTGAAACGATTTCTTGACGCGTCGATCTACCCCCTCCTTGCGAAGGCGGCGAGCACGGCTGTATTCGTGCTCCCACCATGAAACAGAACAGGAGAGGACACACAAATTCGCAAACCGGACCAGGAAGATGCAAAACGAAGCCGATGCAAACAACTAAAAcgaaaaggaaaagggaaacGGGAGAAGCAGATCGCGGCGCGGATGAGACGCAGTAGATGCGTCGAtgctgtggcggcggcggcggcggcggtggcgggatTTTGGAACCCTAGGCGGTGAAGAGGAGGATGGGTGGGGTGTCGCTTTATAGCCTCCATGGCGGCGAGGGGAAGAAGCCAGGAATGGGCGTCGCATCCGGAGCGTAGAATCGGAGAAAACCTAGAAGCCGTGGGCTTTATGGGCTCTACAAACTTATTTTTCAGTTGAGCTACAAATTGGGCTTGAGCAGGTAGATAAGGCAGAGAGATGCTGAAAGTTGATCCATGTGCGAAAACGTCGCTCAATGCAATTATCAGAGAAACCATGTCCGTAGATAAGACCACTCCCAAATCCCAATACTAGTTTTGTTAGATTTTAATTAGGTGTTCATTTATGAAAAAAGATTTTATGACAAGtaatttaaagataaaaaagaatgaGCTTGTTTCATTTGGGTAATCCTAGATGATAATGAGGTAATAAATTGTTTTAGAAGACATAAAAGCTAACCAGACATATAATACATTAAAAACTCATTTCTTAATATCAATTTCTTATTTTCTCTCGTTTTAGACATCACgtaaaaaaaacaaagcaagTGGCCTAAGGCCGGACTATTGTGTCTGCTCGACACCCAAGAACTAGATATTGGCCTTTGTGGCAATAGCGTTCTTCTGATTGGAGAAAATGTGTTAAAGACTTGGGCTTGATCCTGCAGGTCATGCCACTGAACAACACAAAACGTGCTGGGCCGTGTGAATATGTGATATCCTGTGCCAAGCAAAAAATgcctaaaaaaacaaatattgcCTCGTGCCATTTTGCCATAAAGTTCCAGGACCCGTCAGCTCTAAAACGGCTACAGATGGTTAGGCTGGGCATTCGGTTTTTATGGTTTTTCAGTTTGGTTTATTCGGTTTATGAACAATTTAGTTTTTGAAATATGCAAACGGCAGATGATGGAAAATATTGGGAAACCGCCAAGTTTGGTTTCGGTTTTTAAGGTTCGATTTTCACCAAATTCCTGCACAGGCTGTTTTCACTGTCTCACTGATTCAGTTTCAGACATTAAAGTATCCAAACGTGAATAACATTACAACAGAACAAGTGAATAAGTGATGATCCAGCATCAACTATGAATAAGTGCTAACAGAGACAAAGAGTAACAGATAAACATACTTATACCAGACAAACAaaatgataaataataaattgatGCAACATGAACATTTGAACAATGAACAAACTGAAAATCTGAATTATGATATCAGACTGTATCACATAATGACACAAAGTCACAAACAAACTGACAATCTAACAATATATACTTCAGATATTCAGATGAGATCATCAGTGATTAAGTGCTACAAAACTGAGAAACTGATATCACAAACTGATATTCGGATCCACAATGACACAAACTGTCAAACTGACAAGCACATATTCAGATCAGTGATTCTTGTAGCTCTTTTGGTTGTCGAGGATCACAGGGAAAATTAACTTGAGTAACTTGCATTTTCGGAAACTCATCGTATTGCACTTGATATTTCTCTCGcccacgatctctctctctttacTTTTAACCTTCCCTCGGGATACGGTTTTCTAGACCTACCACGAGGAAAGACTATATCAATGATCACTCCCAGGATAAACTCTTATTCACCTGAGGTACAAGTGCTGTGGCCAGATCCGACCATGGCTGCGTTGCGAACTGCACAACCGACCGCAACCGTGGGGGgtttgggggctactgtcggtctATAGAATAAGGGGTCCCTTGTTAGGGAGTCCGTGCAAGGGAGTGCCAGCTGATGGTAGATTTTTTTCAAAGATCGTAGCCCTATTGCGTGACCAAATGGGACCCTCGTGACCAGCCACCTATTCCCAGAGGTAAGCCCTACACCAACTTTACTAGTCACAGGGTAGATATTTTCCCTTAACCTACCAAGTCATTAAATGTTATCTACTCAtgtatttttcttccctagTCATCCCTCCAGCGAACGAAGTCTTGGCCAGCGTAGATGGGTAGTGTCCCATCATGTAGCATTAAATACTATAGGATGATGTTACAAACAGGCGTGGCGTTGCACGATAGTTGGGACGGTGTCATAGGGGGGCATGCGGCTGGGGCGATGGGATAAGGTAGGCCGGTCAACCAGTGTAGGGTCTGCATACCTACCTTAGCTAGGAGTAGTTGATTTCATCAGGACTAGACCTGTCACATTATTGACACGGTCTGTTTGTATGTACACTACTCCTACTACATAAATAGGAGAGGGTCAGGCTTGTAAGAGAAGAGGAAACACATCTGTGAATCGTTTGATACAATCCATAAAAGAATACACAAGACGTAAGGTTGTTATCCCATGGGAGGTCTGAATCTAGATAACGCTGGTGTTCTTAGTTCATACACACATACGCACACCAAACACATCG
The sequence above is drawn from the Phragmites australis chromosome 10, lpPhrAust1.1, whole genome shotgun sequence genome and encodes:
- the LOC133931108 gene encoding transcription factor MYB36-like, producing MARSGGEGGGGVGRLKKGPWTQAEDKLLVDHVRRHGEGNWNAVRRETGLQRCGKSCRLRWANHLRPNLRKGPFSAEEERLIVRLHGLIGNKWARISSHLPGRTDNEIKNYWNTRHKRRQRAGLPLYPPDIEREIALLRAQDLNPFADADGNGNGNANANAGLPAPLLYDASNPFALPPTVPSPSASHSPLINQNYPLLNQMQGMQLLHHASQQATQPGFHQDNNAGSGHGGFGSSGLPPLPTRTHEIPSNQFDTANSGSGSGGGGGGNGLLESLLLGDDHLPRPNPTMFRVGSMPELMYREPRSRLLVHGGASDSDVTSQCPPGEDKQHGGKWDFLLEDVKPAKRRAASEVELEIPDMFGIIPGSIPGEWFSTCGGSTAPSPGSASVVTDDEFNLEMQQLMSLLPLSLDEHNWNAQV